A region of Paenimyroides aestuarii DNA encodes the following proteins:
- a CDS encoding GSCFA domain-containing protein encodes MQLQTLVPVEPLSRKIDYSSKIVSLGSCFAVHIAQKLAHYQFQNTVNPWGILFHPLAIEKLVNTAVKARLFTQSDVFCHNEIWSCLHTHSDLNELDAESIVASINQKTTVFKEDLQTASHCIITLGTAWVYRFMETNEIVANCHKVSQQKFQKELLSVADCLQALQAIEQQIRQVNATVQIIYTISPVRHIKDGFAENQRSKAHLIAALHQHIENNDPHNYYFPSYEIMMDELRDYRFYGKDMLHPNDLAVAYIWERFVAHCMYPEALPTMKKVEEVQKGLAHRPFNPYTEAHQQFLDVLAMKLDDLLENYPFMKFR; translated from the coding sequence ATGCAGCTACAAACCCTTGTGCCCGTTGAGCCTTTATCCAGAAAAATAGATTACTCATCAAAAATTGTGAGTCTAGGCAGTTGTTTTGCAGTACATATTGCACAAAAACTGGCACACTATCAATTTCAAAATACGGTGAATCCGTGGGGGATATTGTTTCATCCATTGGCAATCGAAAAATTAGTAAACACCGCAGTAAAAGCGCGTTTATTTACGCAAAGTGATGTTTTTTGCCATAACGAAATATGGAGTTGTTTGCACACCCATTCCGATTTAAACGAGTTAGACGCTGAAAGCATTGTGGCATCCATCAATCAAAAAACAACTGTTTTCAAAGAAGATTTGCAGACCGCTTCGCATTGTATCATCACATTGGGAACTGCTTGGGTGTATCGGTTTATGGAAACCAACGAAATTGTGGCAAATTGTCATAAAGTTTCGCAACAAAAATTTCAAAAAGAATTATTGTCGGTAGCCGATTGTTTGCAAGCATTACAAGCAATAGAACAACAAATTCGGCAAGTAAATGCAACTGTTCAAATTATTTATACCATTTCACCGGTTCGCCATATTAAAGACGGTTTTGCAGAAAACCAACGCAGTAAAGCCCATTTAATCGCCGCATTGCATCAACATATAGAAAATAATGACCCGCACAATTATTATTTTCCTTCGTATGAAATCATGATGGATGAATTGCGCGATTATCGTTTTTATGGCAAAGATATGTTGCATCCAAACGATTTAGCTGTTGCCTATATTTGGGAGCGATTTGTTGCCCATTGCATGTACCCGGAAGCATTGCCTACGATGAAAAAAGTGGAAGAGGTGCAGAAAGGATTGGCGCACCGCCCATTTAACCCATACACCGAAGCACATCAGCAGTTTTTAGATGTACTAGCAATGAAACTAGATGATTTATTAGAAAACTATCCATTTATGAAATTTAGATAA
- a CDS encoding phosphatase PAP2 family protein yields MLEQLIQKDQQLLVYLNNLGTEFWDPVFMYITHQINWWPFFLFLIFLLLKKISLQQFGLLVLVLTVFFVFTDQFTNLVKYSTDRLRPVNDPLISPYLRILRKAGSPSFFSGHASNSSGSILIIFLILKKYYKYAWVLFFFPLLFAYTRIYLGLHYPLDIICGYIFGISSGFMFFFVFKFLNNKYRLKDKQKTQEVINQ; encoded by the coding sequence ATGTTGGAACAGTTAATACAAAAAGATCAGCAATTGCTGGTGTATCTCAACAATTTGGGAACAGAATTTTGGGATCCGGTTTTTATGTATATCACGCATCAAATCAATTGGTGGCCGTTTTTTTTATTTCTTATTTTTTTACTTCTAAAGAAAATTTCACTGCAACAATTTGGCCTTTTGGTATTGGTACTCACTGTTTTTTTTGTGTTTACCGACCAATTTACCAATTTAGTAAAATACAGCACCGATAGGCTGCGCCCGGTAAACGATCCATTGATTTCGCCTTATTTGCGTATTTTGCGTAAAGCAGGTAGCCCCAGTTTTTTCTCAGGGCATGCATCCAATTCCAGCGGCTCTATTCTCATAATCTTTTTAATCCTTAAGAAATATTACAAATACGCTTGGGTGCTGTTCTTTTTCCCACTATTGTTTGCTTACACCCGAATTTATCTGGGGTTGCATTATCCGTTAGATATCATTTGTGGATATATTTTCGGTATTTCATCGGGCTTTATGTTCTTTTTCGTTTTTAAATTTTTGAATAATAAATACCGTTTAAAGGATAAACAAAAAACGCAGGAAGTAATCAATCAGTAG
- a CDS encoding DUF4230 domain-containing protein: MIKKALIFAVICIALGSLFTFFIMRKSAQKNEVVPDTELIQQQMKNVSKLVVNEAKIAQIYNYKDEKSFMNLLSFDKKAMVVVNADVQIMYDLSKLEYTIDEANKIVKITSIPKEELKISPEIKIYDVEESRFNAFEGADYNIIQESVTKQFHEKISQSNIRANAQNRLLSELSKFLVVTQSLGWQLQYQNQTIANTEDLNTFLPL; the protein is encoded by the coding sequence ATGATAAAGAAAGCCTTAATATTTGCTGTGATTTGTATTGCATTGGGCAGTTTATTCACTTTTTTTATAATGCGAAAAAGCGCACAAAAAAACGAAGTGGTGCCCGACACTGAACTCATTCAGCAACAAATGAAAAACGTGAGCAAATTGGTAGTAAACGAAGCCAAAATAGCACAGATTTACAATTATAAAGATGAAAAATCGTTTATGAATCTACTCTCGTTCGATAAAAAAGCGATGGTAGTTGTTAATGCCGATGTGCAAATCATGTACGATTTATCTAAGCTGGAATATACCATAGACGAAGCCAACAAAATCGTAAAAATTACATCTATTCCTAAAGAAGAATTGAAAATCAGTCCGGAAATTAAAATTTACGATGTAGAAGAATCGCGGTTTAATGCATTTGAAGGTGCCGATTACAACATCATTCAAGAAAGTGTCACCAAACAGTTTCACGAAAAAATCTCCCAATCGAACATTCGTGCAAACGCCCAAAACCGTTTACTGAGCGAATTGAGTAAGTTTTTGGTGGTCACCCAATCCTTGGGTTGGCAGTTGCAATACCAAAATCAAACCATTGCAAATACCGAAGATTTGAATACCTTCCTACCACTTTAG
- a CDS encoding putative quinol monooxygenase, whose protein sequence is MRYVVIVAYRVFPDKREAFFNLVRKEATALVQNELGTLHVTNMIDQIDPNKFLNLKIFESKEAYSEHLQGAILKAFLQEADAFIMEGPTVIFEGIHMYSCDDYTLEQKSGEDMTAYFKR, encoded by the coding sequence ATGAGATACGTTGTAATTGTGGCTTATCGGGTTTTTCCGGATAAGCGCGAAGCTTTTTTTAATTTGGTTCGAAAAGAGGCTACGGCATTGGTTCAAAACGAATTGGGAACTTTGCATGTAACCAATATGATTGATCAAATAGATCCTAATAAATTTCTAAACCTAAAGATTTTTGAATCGAAAGAAGCCTATTCTGAACATTTGCAAGGTGCTATTTTAAAAGCCTTTTTGCAAGAGGCTGATGCATTCATTATGGAAGGTCCAACCGTGATTTTTGAGGGGATACACATGTATTCGTGCGATGATTATACGCTGGAACAGAAAAGTGGCGAAGATATGACGGCTTACTTTAAAAGATAG